From a region of the Gloeomargarita sp. SKYB120 genome:
- the lipB gene encoding lipoyl(octanoyl) transferase LipB produces the protein MATVYYYQWERVPYRQAWTWQQEQVQQRLVNPDLPDVVALLEHEPVYTLGRGASLDFLRAPLEALGIPVYRTERGGEVTYHGPGQVVGYPILRLSHYGLHVHQYLRCLEEIIIQALIPYGIRAGRKAGYTGVWVGDTKVAAIGIAVRRGVTMHGFAVNVCTDLAAFAPIVPCGIADYPVGNLVQFCPELTVAQVQRELVQATERVLGVVMEQVPPISVRC, from the coding sequence ATGGCAACTGTGTATTACTACCAATGGGAGCGAGTTCCCTACCGCCAGGCGTGGACGTGGCAACAGGAACAGGTGCAACAGCGGCTTGTCAATCCCGACTTGCCCGATGTGGTGGCTCTGCTGGAACATGAGCCGGTTTACACGCTAGGACGTGGCGCGTCGCTGGACTTTTTACGGGCGCCCTTGGAAGCGTTGGGCATTCCGGTCTATCGCACCGAGCGGGGCGGCGAAGTGACCTATCACGGGCCGGGGCAAGTCGTGGGTTATCCGATTCTGCGGTTGTCGCACTATGGGTTGCATGTCCACCAATACCTGCGCTGTTTGGAGGAGATCATCATCCAGGCGTTGATTCCCTATGGCATTCGGGCAGGACGCAAGGCGGGTTACACCGGCGTGTGGGTGGGCGATACAAAGGTAGCAGCCATCGGGATTGCTGTGCGGCGGGGCGTTACCATGCATGGGTTTGCTGTCAATGTCTGTACGGATTTGGCGGCGTTTGCCCCGATTGTTCCCTGCGGGATCGCCGACTATCCGGTGGGGAACCTGGTGCAGTTTTGTCCAGAACTGACGGTGGCCCAGGTGCAGCGGGAACTGGTGCAGGCGACAGAGCGAGTTCTCGGTGTGGTGATGGAGCAAGTGCCGCCAATTTCGGTAAGATGCTAA
- the acpP gene encoding acyl carrier protein yields the protein MDKEQIFAKVQEIVADTLDVPVEKVTPEAHFANDLGADSLATVDLVMKLEEAFDIEIPDSAAEQITTVQQAVDYIAQQKVAA from the coding sequence ATGGACAAGGAACAAATTTTCGCCAAAGTGCAGGAAATTGTGGCGGACACGCTGGATGTACCAGTGGAGAAGGTGACGCCTGAAGCCCATTTCGCCAATGACTTGGGAGCCGATTCCCTGGCAACGGTGGACTTGGTGATGAAGCTAGAAGAGGCGTTTGACATTGAAATTCCTGACAGCGCTGCCGAACAAATCACCACGGTGCAACAGGCGGTGGATTATATTGCTCAGCAGAAGGTGGCGGCGTAG
- the fabF gene encoding beta-ketoacyl-ACP synthase II, giving the protein MAGRERVVVTGLGAITPLGNTVAEYWAGLLAGRSGIGRITLFDPTGYACQIAGEVKGFDPCVYLERRDAKRMDRFAQFAVCASLQAVQDAGLKITPENAAQVGVVIGTGVGGLRIMEEQNQVLQNKGPDRLSPFTVPMMICNMAAGLTAIHVGAKGPNSCPVTACAAGANAIGDAFRLIQQGYAQVMICGGTEGAVTPLSMAAFAACKAMSLRNEPPQAASRPFDRDRDGFVMGEGAGILVLEALSHAQARGARIYAELVGYGCTCDAYHITAPLPDGEGATRAIELALKDGGLRPDQVNYINAHGTSTPANDVTETKAIKRALGDHAYQVAVSSTKSMTGHLLGGSGGIEAVATVLAIYHNQVPPTINLDNPDPECDLDYVPHQARAMPVDVALSNSFGFGGHNVTLAFRKFRP; this is encoded by the coding sequence ATGGCCGGTCGAGAGCGGGTGGTGGTCACGGGCCTGGGAGCCATCACACCCCTGGGAAACACCGTGGCTGAGTATTGGGCGGGACTGCTGGCCGGGCGCAGCGGCATCGGTCGGATTACCTTATTCGACCCCACTGGCTATGCCTGTCAAATTGCGGGGGAAGTGAAGGGATTTGACCCCTGCGTGTACCTGGAACGGCGAGACGCCAAGCGCATGGACCGGTTTGCCCAGTTCGCCGTGTGCGCCAGTTTGCAAGCCGTACAGGATGCCGGGCTAAAAATTACCCCTGAAAATGCCGCCCAGGTGGGAGTGGTGATTGGCACGGGGGTTGGGGGCCTGCGGATTATGGAAGAACAAAACCAGGTGCTGCAAAACAAAGGCCCCGACCGGCTGAGTCCCTTTACCGTGCCGATGATGATCTGCAATATGGCGGCGGGGTTGACGGCTATTCACGTAGGTGCCAAGGGGCCGAATTCCTGTCCCGTGACCGCCTGCGCCGCTGGGGCCAACGCCATTGGAGACGCCTTTCGCTTGATCCAGCAGGGGTATGCCCAGGTGATGATTTGTGGGGGTACCGAGGGAGCCGTCACCCCCTTGAGCATGGCGGCGTTTGCGGCTTGTAAAGCCATGTCGTTGCGCAATGAACCCCCCCAGGCGGCGTCGCGCCCGTTTGACCGGGACCGGGATGGGTTTGTCATGGGCGAAGGCGCAGGCATTCTGGTGTTGGAAGCTTTGAGCCATGCCCAGGCGCGGGGCGCGCGGATTTACGCCGAACTGGTGGGCTATGGCTGCACCTGCGATGCCTATCACATCACGGCTCCACTGCCCGATGGCGAAGGAGCAACGCGAGCCATTGAACTAGCGCTAAAGGATGGGGGATTGCGACCCGACCAAGTCAATTACATCAACGCCCACGGCACCAGCACCCCCGCCAACGATGTTACGGAGACCAAAGCCATCAAGAGAGCGCTAGGGGACCATGCCTACCAAGTGGCGGTAAGTTCTACCAAATCAATGACGGGGCATTTACTGGGCGGCTCGGGTGGGATTGAAGCGGTGGCGACGGTGCTGGCGATTTACCACAACCAGGTGCCCCCGACCATTAACCTGGACAATCCTGACCCAGAATGTGACCTGGACTACGTACCCCATCAGGCGCGGGCAATGCCGGTGGACGTGGCGCTGTCCAATTCCTTTGGCTTTGGCGGGCACAACGTCACCCTGGCGTTTCGCAAGTTCCGCCCATGA
- a CDS encoding NUDIX hydrolase, whose translation MSQIRVLALGLIRDGNRVFVSQGYDPARQLTFYRALGGGVEFGEPSIKALQREFWEELQAPLTDIEYLGCLENIFVYNGQPGHEIIQLYRCRFADPKFYELESVSFKEGERQKLALWVDVDRFLQGELVLYPEECHRYL comes from the coding sequence ATGAGCCAGATTCGGGTCTTGGCGCTGGGGTTGATTCGAGACGGGAACCGGGTGTTTGTCTCCCAAGGGTATGACCCGGCGCGGCAATTGACCTTCTACCGGGCGCTTGGCGGCGGCGTGGAGTTTGGGGAACCCAGCATCAAAGCGCTCCAGCGGGAATTTTGGGAAGAACTGCAAGCGCCCCTGACCGACATCGAGTACCTGGGGTGTTTGGAAAACATCTTTGTGTACAATGGTCAGCCGGGGCATGAGATTATCCAGCTCTACCGCTGCCGGTTTGCCGACCCCAAGTTCTACGAGTTGGAATCTGTCTCTTTTAAGGAAGGCGAACGCCAGAAACTAGCCCTGTGGGTGGATGTCGACCGCTTCTTGCAGGGGGAGTTGGTTTTGTATCCCGAGGAGTGCCACCGCTATTTATAA
- a CDS encoding HNH endonuclease, whose translation MDAGQVISTILKHDKKVTSYKLALLRAINDVVLAFPDLHRLRQDVAIPLRVLAEFWVAYYWPFVDAAQPIWQGQRAQSQNDLRFRPHLTRLREAWEQEIQAPARPADGFVLVNDLRIPRKRDTYSPQFLDLYQQAIKEITRAIEYPIQYAGPGEWSVFDRPKLFKDLQGKTIAIPGTQPEDRCIVIRCELWEVFHSLSLWVEALCIHEWCLFSEAITRNTDRPVTRGDVYTLLTDRPDNRRPLTWERNQIDVLLMEGHSFICPWTCKPLTQPQMYHLDHIIPVAIYPVNELWNLVPSDPEFNCHKKKDYLPTDQCLQKAQSRLAHTYNIYSHSPILKPVLQQDVRLRFATLDDDRLSPEAISCAVVNWVAQVAECRNISRFDCY comes from the coding sequence ATGGATGCAGGCCAGGTTATTAGCACCATACTGAAGCACGACAAAAAAGTAACGAGTTACAAGCTGGCCTTGCTGCGAGCCATTAACGATGTTGTTTTAGCATTTCCTGACCTGCATCGTTTGAGACAAGATGTGGCAATCCCACTCCGCGTCTTAGCAGAATTTTGGGTGGCTTACTACTGGCCCTTTGTAGATGCGGCTCAACCGATTTGGCAAGGGCAAAGAGCGCAGTCCCAAAATGACCTGCGTTTTCGTCCCCATTTAACTCGACTGAGAGAAGCCTGGGAACAGGAAATCCAAGCTCCGGCGCGCCCTGCGGATGGATTTGTCCTGGTGAATGATTTACGGATTCCCCGTAAACGTGATACTTATTCCCCCCAATTTCTAGACCTGTATCAGCAAGCCATTAAGGAAATCACCCGTGCAATTGAGTATCCCATTCAATATGCTGGACCAGGTGAGTGGTCTGTATTTGACCGGCCAAAATTATTTAAGGACTTGCAAGGGAAAACGATAGCCATTCCGGGAACCCAACCGGAAGACCGCTGTATCGTGATTCGGTGTGAATTATGGGAAGTCTTCCATTCCCTGTCGTTGTGGGTCGAAGCGCTTTGTATTCATGAGTGGTGTCTCTTTTCGGAAGCCATTACCCGAAATACTGATAGGCCCGTTACCAGAGGAGATGTTTACACGTTGCTCACCGACCGGCCAGATAATCGCCGGCCCCTGACCTGGGAGCGCAACCAGATCGATGTGCTGCTGATGGAAGGCCACTCCTTCATTTGTCCCTGGACTTGCAAGCCCTTGACTCAACCCCAGATGTATCACCTAGACCATATCATTCCTGTGGCGATTTATCCGGTTAATGAACTTTGGAATTTGGTGCCATCGGATCCGGAATTTAATTGCCACAAGAAGAAGGACTATTTACCGACCGATCAATGTTTACAAAAGGCGCAGAGTCGTCTTGCACACACTTACAATATCTACAGCCATTCCCCCATACTAAAACCAGTGCTACAACAGGACGTGCGCTTGCGTTTTGCGACTTTGGATGATGACCGGCTCAGCCCGGAGGCCATCAGTTGTGCAGTGGTGAATTGGGTTGCTCAAGTGGCCGAATGCCGTAATATATCGCGGTTTGATTGTTATTAG
- a CDS encoding nucleoside triphosphate pyrophosphohydrolase, with protein sequence MTTPRVYNKLIRDKIPDILRQSGKKFAIREMNQVEFRQALRDKLCEEAEELRVANFEALIDELADIYEVIDTLLQVYGITEADVRDHQRRKRLERGGFDQRMSLLWVE encoded by the coding sequence ATGACGACGCCGCGAGTGTACAATAAATTAATCCGAGATAAAATTCCTGACATTCTACGCCAGAGTGGGAAAAAGTTTGCGATTCGAGAGATGAACCAGGTGGAATTTCGTCAAGCATTGCGGGATAAACTGTGTGAAGAGGCAGAGGAATTGCGAGTTGCCAATTTCGAGGCGCTGATTGACGAATTGGCTGATATTTACGAAGTGATAGACACGCTGCTCCAGGTATATGGCATTACGGAGGCGGATGTGCGAGACCATCAGCGACGAAAACGCCTAGAACGCGGGGGATTTGACCAGAGAATGAGTCTGCTGTGGGTCGAGTAA